A region from the Algoriphagus machipongonensis genome encodes:
- a CDS encoding serine hydrolase domain-containing protein: protein MKNLLPLILLLSLLSFSCENAKTQSDPIQDEILAIENGLIPPFVVKGDSTAKMNIYDRMEHYKVPGVSIAVVKDGKLHWAKGYGIANTSTGDSVTTETIFQAGSISKPLAALGALKLVQEGKMALDEDINTYLQGWKVPENKFTETEKVTLERLLTHTAGMTVHGFPGYSQTDTFPDIITVLEGKGNTPPIFVDTIPGSIWRYSGGGYTVMEKAVEDVSGQALEVFLAENVLAPIGMTHSTYTQPLSESFQANASAAYDGDGKLYEGLYHNYPEQAAAGLWTTPSDLAKYYLEIQAIRAGKNDGVLSKEIVDQMLTEHKNHWGLGPALGERDGKVVFAHGGKNAGFSNDMMGYADQGDAIIVMTSADRGTRLMAEILRGISDYYDMNLRNPGEVELADLSSEELENLAGSYQLDQALGEIEEYKVEVTVRGKNLFVYDPNNGDENLLSPTSKTDFVDLTTGDRVEFQITQNPVGMLWGGGYQFYKVEDK from the coding sequence ATGAAAAATCTTCTTCCTTTAATACTCCTACTTTCCTTACTCTCATTTTCCTGCGAAAATGCTAAAACACAATCTGATCCTATTCAAGATGAAATCTTAGCGATCGAGAATGGGCTAATTCCACCCTTCGTAGTCAAAGGTGACTCCACAGCGAAGATGAATATTTATGATCGAATGGAACATTACAAGGTTCCCGGAGTCAGCATTGCTGTAGTCAAAGATGGAAAATTACACTGGGCAAAAGGCTATGGAATTGCGAATACTTCAACAGGAGATTCCGTGACCACAGAAACTATTTTTCAGGCAGGATCCATCAGTAAACCACTCGCAGCTTTGGGTGCTTTGAAATTGGTGCAAGAGGGAAAAATGGCCTTGGATGAAGATATCAACACCTATCTGCAAGGCTGGAAAGTACCTGAAAATAAATTTACTGAAACCGAAAAAGTCACGCTTGAAAGACTGTTGACGCATACCGCCGGTATGACGGTTCATGGCTTTCCGGGCTACTCCCAAACCGACACTTTTCCGGATATTATCACAGTTTTGGAAGGGAAAGGAAACACTCCTCCGATTTTTGTGGACACCATTCCGGGAAGCATATGGAGGTATTCCGGAGGAGGCTATACCGTGATGGAAAAAGCTGTTGAAGATGTTTCCGGACAAGCTTTGGAAGTGTTTTTGGCAGAAAATGTTCTGGCTCCTATCGGGATGACGCATAGTACTTATACGCAGCCCCTTTCCGAATCTTTTCAGGCCAATGCCAGCGCCGCCTATGATGGGGATGGAAAATTGTATGAGGGGTTGTACCATAATTATCCCGAACAGGCAGCCGCAGGGCTTTGGACTACACCTTCTGATTTGGCAAAGTATTATCTCGAGATCCAAGCTATCAGAGCCGGGAAAAACGATGGAGTTCTTTCTAAGGAAATAGTGGATCAAATGCTGACCGAACACAAAAATCACTGGGGTTTGGGACCGGCTTTGGGTGAAAGAGACGGAAAGGTTGTTTTTGCACATGGAGGAAAAAATGCCGGTTTCAGCAATGATATGATGGGTTACGCGGATCAAGGAGACGCCATTATCGTGATGACCAGTGCTGATCGGGGAACGCGCCTGATGGCAGAAATCCTGCGGGGAATTTCTGATTATTATGACATGAACTTGAGAAATCCAGGTGAAGTCGAACTGGCTGATCTTAGTTCAGAGGAATTGGAAAACTTGGCAGGATCCTATCAATTGGATCAAGCTTTAGGAGAAATCGAGGAATATAAGGTAGAAGTGACAGTTCGGGGAAAAAATCTTTTTGTCTACGACCCAAATAACGGGGATGAAAACCTCCTCTCTCCTACCTCTAAAACTGACTTTGTGGACTTGACCACTGGCGATCGAGTGGAATTTCAAATCACCCAAAATCCTGTTGGAATGCTTTGGGGAGGTGGTTATCAGTTTTATAAAGTGGAAGATAAATGA
- a CDS encoding tetratricopeptide repeat protein: MPKILRFILLFLLPIASFSQQKNNSSILEQGKIAFENENWKQAVGHFDTWLSLHPKDEEAYWLRGQSFEYLEEYERSNSDYSAALTLDPLHAEVYFARGRVRHMLGQYEQAMLDFDTFLESEPGETTRVIYSRAPGQKGISNIITAQNENPAQVYYHMGLSSMELQEYDNALNFFEEALRFQPGKADFYAEIGRAYSKIGDNELALAAFEEALSIDPDHLIAKQGIATVKAGNDPDLIKTLTEVIDDSSANSQTFKQRGYYRMNNDELEDALKDFSEAIKLDDMDPETFFYRGKVYGKLKNWKEAEKDLSKAIELDAQNPEYYLARGQNRYLSKALQEALADFTIFINLDPENPSAYYHRGITYQRLKEMDLACQDLKKAADLGMEQAQTIWKKICQEGTR, translated from the coding sequence ATGCCCAAGATTTTAAGGTTTATTCTCTTATTCCTTCTTCCTATAGCTAGTTTTTCACAACAGAAAAACAATAGCTCCATTTTGGAACAAGGGAAAATTGCCTTTGAAAATGAAAACTGGAAGCAAGCGGTTGGGCATTTTGACACCTGGCTTAGCTTACACCCTAAAGATGAAGAAGCGTATTGGTTGAGAGGTCAATCCTTTGAATACCTGGAGGAATATGAGCGATCCAATAGTGATTACAGTGCGGCTTTGACCTTAGATCCCTTGCATGCTGAAGTGTATTTTGCTCGGGGAAGAGTACGACATATGCTTGGGCAATATGAACAGGCTATGCTGGATTTTGATACATTTTTAGAAAGTGAACCTGGAGAAACCACACGGGTCATTTACAGTAGAGCTCCCGGTCAGAAAGGCATTTCAAATATCATAACTGCGCAAAATGAAAATCCAGCTCAGGTTTATTACCATATGGGTTTAAGCAGCATGGAACTCCAAGAGTATGACAATGCCCTGAATTTTTTTGAGGAAGCCCTCAGATTTCAGCCCGGCAAAGCCGATTTTTATGCAGAAATAGGGAGAGCTTATTCTAAAATTGGGGACAATGAACTTGCCCTAGCCGCATTCGAAGAAGCACTTTCCATTGATCCTGATCATCTGATCGCTAAACAAGGTATCGCTACGGTTAAGGCTGGAAATGATCCGGATCTAATAAAAACACTCACTGAGGTTATAGACGATTCCTCTGCCAATTCCCAGACTTTCAAGCAGCGAGGATATTATCGAATGAATAATGATGAATTGGAGGATGCCTTAAAGGATTTCTCTGAAGCCATTAAGCTAGACGATATGGATCCCGAGACCTTTTTCTACCGAGGCAAAGTTTACGGTAAACTTAAAAACTGGAAGGAAGCCGAAAAGGATCTCTCAAAAGCCATTGAACTGGACGCTCAGAATCCTGAATATTATTTAGCCAGAGGCCAAAACCGCTATCTCTCGAAAGCCCTTCAAGAGGCTTTGGCAGACTTCACCATTTTTATCAATCTGGATCCTGAAAATCCATCTGCCTATTACCATAGAGGCATTACCTATCAACGCTTAAAGGAAATGGATTTAGCTTGCCAGGACCTCAAGAAAGCAGCAGACTTGGGGATGGAACAGGCACAAACAATCTGGAAAAAGATTTGTCAGGAAGGGACTCGCTAG
- a CDS encoding ABC transporter ATP-binding protein, whose amino-acid sequence MAKQRGTALEESEKRKLSKQNLQKMGSIFRFLLPYKWVFILGLVFLLFSSLTLLTFPYVAGKLIDAAQGTEWIVSDINSIALILVGILAVQSIFSFFRVWLFALVSERSMRDIRLALYSRMVRLPMTFFDKRRTGELISRITSDVSLLQDTFSVTLAEFFRQIVTLIAGVAFLLFNTPKLTLFMLGTFPVLVLIAMVFGKFIRKLSKKTQDELAAANVIVEETLQSISTVKSFVGETYESLRYGKGLNSVVGVALRQAKYRGAFISFIIFALFGGIVAVMWYGASLVGSGDMSVGELVSFVLYTTFIGGSIAGLGDIYGQVQKAIGSSERVLEILEEEPEASGGDVAMEFQGKIDFKNIKFHYPTRPEVEVLKDLSFHVNPGEKVALAGHSGAGKSTIIQLLLRFYDIQEGSIAVDDKNIQNWDIQALRSRVGMVPQEVLLFGGSIRENIAYAKPDATEEEIILAAKKANAWQFISQFPEGLGTLVGERGVKLSGGQRQRVAIARAILKDPSILILDEATSSLDAESEALVQEALDELMKGRTTIIIAHRLATIRKVDRIYALKDGEIVESGNHQELLQKDEGFYANLVRLQFAEN is encoded by the coding sequence ATGGCAAAACAAAGAGGTACTGCTTTAGAAGAGAGCGAAAAGAGGAAGTTGTCGAAGCAGAATTTACAAAAAATGGGAAGTATTTTCCGCTTTTTATTACCCTACAAATGGGTATTTATCTTGGGGTTGGTATTCCTTTTATTTTCTTCACTTACTTTATTGACATTTCCATATGTGGCTGGCAAGTTGATCGATGCAGCACAGGGAACAGAATGGATCGTTTCAGATATCAATTCCATCGCTTTGATTTTGGTGGGAATTCTGGCTGTCCAAAGTATCTTTTCATTTTTCCGGGTATGGCTTTTTGCCTTGGTTTCGGAAAGATCCATGCGAGATATCAGACTGGCTCTTTATTCTCGAATGGTTCGCTTGCCCATGACATTTTTTGATAAAAGAAGAACAGGGGAGCTGATTTCCAGGATTACTTCTGATGTGAGCTTATTGCAGGATACATTTTCGGTGACTTTGGCTGAGTTTTTCAGGCAGATTGTTACGCTGATTGCCGGTGTGGCCTTTTTGCTTTTTAATACCCCGAAGTTGACGCTGTTTATGTTGGGAACATTTCCTGTCTTGGTCTTAATAGCCATGGTTTTTGGGAAATTTATCAGAAAGCTTTCGAAGAAAACCCAAGATGAGTTGGCCGCAGCAAATGTCATTGTGGAGGAAACCCTTCAATCCATTAGCACGGTTAAATCATTTGTTGGTGAGACTTATGAATCCCTTCGATATGGAAAAGGGCTGAATTCCGTAGTAGGCGTAGCTTTACGTCAAGCTAAATATCGAGGAGCCTTTATTTCATTTATCATTTTCGCATTATTTGGTGGAATCGTGGCCGTGATGTGGTACGGAGCCAGCCTAGTTGGATCAGGAGATATGAGTGTGGGTGAATTGGTTTCTTTTGTGTTGTACACCACGTTTATTGGAGGCTCCATTGCAGGGTTAGGTGATATTTACGGTCAAGTTCAAAAAGCGATCGGTTCATCGGAACGTGTATTGGAGATTTTAGAAGAGGAGCCTGAAGCTTCCGGTGGCGATGTGGCCATGGAATTTCAAGGAAAAATTGATTTCAAAAATATCAAGTTTCATTACCCTACACGACCAGAGGTGGAGGTATTAAAAGATTTGAGTTTCCATGTCAATCCCGGGGAAAAAGTGGCGCTTGCAGGGCATTCGGGTGCAGGAAAATCCACCATTATTCAATTGCTTTTACGCTTTTATGATATTCAGGAAGGTAGTATTGCTGTTGATGACAAGAATATTCAAAACTGGGATATTCAGGCTTTGCGAAGCAGGGTAGGGATGGTCCCGCAGGAAGTTCTGCTTTTTGGAGGCTCTATAAGAGAGAACATTGCCTATGCAAAACCAGATGCCACGGAAGAAGAAATTATTCTTGCTGCTAAAAAGGCCAACGCTTGGCAGTTTATCAGTCAATTCCCAGAGGGTTTAGGGACCTTGGTTGGTGAGCGTGGAGTGAAGCTTTCTGGAGGACAAAGACAACGAGTGGCAATCGCAAGAGCCATTTTGAAGGATCCTTCTATCTTGATTTTGGATGAGGCAACTTCCTCTTTGGATGCGGAATCTGAGGCTTTGGTACAAGAGGCTTTGGACGAACTGATGAAAGGAAGAACTACAATAATCATTGCCCACAGGCTTGCGACTATTCGAAAGGTAGATCGTATTTATGCACTCAAAGATGGGGAAATTGTAGAGTCTGGAAATCATCAGGAGCTACTTCAAAAAGATGAGGGATTCTATGCCAACCTGGT
- the rbfA gene encoding 30S ribosome-binding factor RbfA → MESKRQQKYAKLIQKEIGDIFQKDAKHLVGRAMITVTHVLVSPDLGLAKVYLSFLLADPESTYKLINDHKKEIRHQLAKRIGKSVRVIPELAFFPDDSASYAQHIEKVISDLEIPKAPSEEEDEDTED, encoded by the coding sequence ATGGAAAGTAAAAGACAACAAAAATACGCCAAACTGATCCAAAAGGAAATTGGAGATATCTTCCAAAAAGATGCAAAGCACTTGGTTGGAAGAGCGATGATCACCGTTACCCACGTTTTGGTAAGCCCGGACTTGGGTTTAGCCAAAGTTTATTTAAGTTTTTTGCTGGCAGACCCAGAATCAACTTATAAACTGATCAACGATCATAAGAAAGAAATTCGTCATCAGTTGGCAAAAAGGATTGGTAAGTCAGTTCGGGTGATACCTGAACTTGCGTTCTTCCCGGATGATTCTGCTTCTTATGCTCAGCATATAGAAAAAGTAATCTCGGATTTGGAGATCCCAAAAGCTCCATCGGAGGAAGAAGATGAGGACACTGAAGATTAA
- a CDS encoding FtsX-like permease family protein, which translates to MSLSYFIASRYFRSKKKRNFITILSTISMIGVAVGTMALVIVMSVFNGLGDLIRGLFASFDAELKIEVVEGKSFEVTEDWLESIRQVEGVAILTEVIEDNALFDYNGNQIVARLKGVSENFLDHGRFSKGYYWGDTTLGTDKNPGAILGRGVGFFLSVNLKDVNVPLKVFYPKAPRSAASIDPTQLYASGVLDPRAFFSIDRQFDDEYVIAPLEFTKNLLNYGDKRTALEIKVEEGASIDRVQDRVKALLGEKFSVKNADEQHAGILRTVKLEKLFVFLTLTFILAIASFNIFFSLSMLAIEKKKDIAVLKAMGATDKLIRRIFLKQGAMIALSGASIGLILGYLVCIAQQHFGLVSLGISSAVIDAYPIKIAWTDFIWTSLSVIAITLLASYRPAWIASQVDTVKEL; encoded by the coding sequence TTGAGCCTAAGTTACTTCATAGCATCCCGATATTTCCGAAGTAAGAAAAAACGGAATTTTATCACGATTCTATCTACCATCTCCATGATTGGGGTGGCAGTAGGGACGATGGCATTGGTCATCGTCATGTCTGTATTCAATGGTTTGGGAGATTTAATTCGAGGCTTATTTGCCAGTTTTGATGCCGAGCTAAAAATTGAAGTGGTGGAGGGAAAAAGCTTTGAGGTGACAGAGGATTGGTTGGAAAGCATTCGCCAGGTAGAAGGTGTGGCGATTTTGACGGAAGTCATTGAGGATAATGCACTCTTTGATTACAATGGAAACCAGATTGTAGCCAGACTGAAAGGAGTTTCTGAAAACTTCTTAGATCATGGTAGATTTTCAAAAGGGTATTATTGGGGCGATACGACCCTGGGAACAGATAAAAATCCGGGAGCGATTTTAGGAAGGGGTGTAGGCTTTTTTCTTTCTGTCAACTTAAAAGATGTCAACGTTCCTTTGAAGGTTTTTTACCCGAAAGCTCCAAGAAGTGCCGCCTCGATTGATCCCACACAACTATATGCCTCAGGAGTCTTAGATCCCAGAGCATTTTTCAGTATTGACCGACAATTTGATGATGAATATGTCATTGCTCCCCTGGAATTCACCAAAAATCTCTTGAATTATGGAGATAAACGGACGGCACTAGAAATCAAAGTCGAAGAAGGAGCTTCTATTGACCGAGTTCAAGATAGGGTGAAAGCCTTGCTTGGCGAGAAATTTTCTGTCAAAAACGCGGATGAACAACATGCCGGGATTTTGAGAACGGTAAAACTGGAGAAGCTCTTTGTGTTTTTGACTCTGACCTTTATTCTGGCCATCGCATCCTTTAATATTTTCTTCTCCTTGAGTATGCTTGCGATCGAAAAGAAAAAAGACATTGCGGTATTGAAAGCAATGGGGGCAACAGATAAGTTGATCAGGAGAATATTTTTGAAACAGGGAGCAATGATCGCCCTGAGTGGGGCATCAATTGGGTTGATTTTAGGGTATTTGGTTTGCATAGCACAGCAGCATTTTGGCTTGGTCTCTTTGGGAATATCCTCGGCTGTTATCGATGCTTACCCGATAAAAATAGCTTGGACAGACTTTATTTGGACCAGTTTATCCGTGATCGCAATTACGCTTTTGGCATCCTACAGACCCGCTTGGATAGCCTCACAGGTTGATACGGTCAAAGAACTCTAG